One Meriones unguiculatus strain TT.TT164.6M chromosome 5, Bangor_MerUng_6.1, whole genome shotgun sequence DNA segment encodes these proteins:
- the Arrdc3 gene encoding arrestin domain-containing protein 3 isoform X1 → MVLGKVKSLTISFDCLNDSNVPVYSSGDTVSGRVNLEVTGEIRVKSLKIHARGHAKVRWTESRNAGSNTAYTQNYTEEVEYFNHKDILIGHERDDDNSEEGFNTIHSGRHEYAFSFELPQTPLATSFEGRHGSVRYWVKAELHRPWLLPVKLKKEFTVFEHIDINTPSLLSPQAGTKEKTLCCWFCTSGPISLSAKIERKGYTPGESIQIFAEIENCSSRMVVPKAAIYQTQAFYAKGKMKEVKQLVANLRGESLSSGKTETWNGKLLKIPPVSPSILDCSIIRVEYSLMVYVDIPGAMDLFLNLPLVIGTIPLHPFGSRTSSVSSQCSMNMNWLGLSLPERPEAPPSYAEVVTEEQRRNNLAPVNACDDFERALQGPLFAYIQEFRFLPPPLYSEIDPNPDQSSEDRPSCPSR, encoded by the exons ATGGTGCTGGGAAAGGTGAAGAGTTTGACAATAAGCTTTGACTGTCTTAATGACAGCAATGTCCCCGTGTATTCCAGCGGGGACACTGTCTCAGGAAGGGTGAATTTAGAAGTTACTGGGGAAATCAGAGTAAAATCTCTTAAAATTCATGCAAGAGGACATGCGAAAGTACGCTGGACTGAATCTAGAAACGCCGGCTCCAATACTGCCTATACACAGAATTACACTGAAGAAGTAGAATATTTCAACCATAAAGACATCCTCATTGGGCACGAAAGAG atGATGATAATTCCGAAGAAGGCTTCAACACTATTCATTCAGGAAGGCATGAATATGCATTTAGCTTCGAGCTTCCACAGAC ACCACTTGCTACCTCATTCGAAGGCCGACATGGCAGTGTGCGCTATTGGGTGAAAGCCGAATTGCATAGGCCTTGGCTTCTACCAGTAAAATTAAAGAAGGAATTTACAGTCTTTGAGCACATAGATATCAACACTCCTTCATTACTG TCACCCCAAGCAGGCACAAAAGAAAAGACGCTCTGTTGCTGGTTCTGCACCTCAGGCCCAATATCCCTAAGTGCCAAAATTGAGAGGAAGGGCTACACGCCGG GAGAATCAATACAGATATTTGCTGAGATTGAGAACTGCTCTTCCCGAATGGTAGTGCCAAAGGCAGCCATTTACCAAACACAGGCCTTCTATGCCAAAGGGAAAATGAAGGAAGTAAAGCAGCTTGTGGCAAACTTACGTGGGGAGTCCTTATCATCTGGGAAGACAGAGACATGGAATGGCAAGCTGCTGAAAATCCCACCAGTCTCCCCGTCTATCCTTGACTGTAGTATCATCCGTGTGGAGTATTCACTAATG GTGTATGTGGATATTCCTGGAGCTATggatttatttcttaatttgCCACTCGTCATCGGTACCATTCCTCTTCATCCATTTGGTAGTAGAACCTCAAGCGTGAGCAGTCAGTGTAGCATGAATATGAACTGGCTGGGCTTATCCCTTCCTGAAAGACCTGAAG CACCACCCAGCTATGCAGAAGTAGTAACAGAGGAACAAAGACGGAATAATCTCGCACCAGTGAATGCTTGTGATGATTTTGAGAGAGCTCTTCAAGGACCACTGTTTGCTTATATCCAGGAGTTCCGGTTCTTGCCTCCACCTCTTTATTCAGAG ATTGATCCAAATCCTGATCAGTCATCCGAAGATagaccatcttgcccctctcgcTGA
- the Arrdc3 gene encoding arrestin domain-containing protein 3 isoform X2 → MVLGKVKSLTISFDCLNDSNVPVYSSGDTVSGRVNLEVTGEIRVKSLKIHARGHAKVRWTESRNAGSNTAYTQNYTEEVEYFNHKDILIGHERDDDNSEEGFNTIHSGRHEYAFSFELPQTPLATSFEGRHGSVRYWVKAELHRPWLLPVKLKKEFTVFEHIDINTPSLLSPQAGTKEKTLCCWFCTSGPISLSAKIERKGYTPGESIQIFAEIENCSSRMVVPKAAIYQTQAFYAKGKMKEVKQLVANLRGESLSSGKTETWNGKLLKIPPVSPSILDCSIIRVEYSLMVYVDIPGAMDLFLNLPLVIGTIPLHPFGSRTSSVSSQCSMNMNWLGLSLPERPEEHVVRIACIFFLQHHPAMQK, encoded by the exons ATGGTGCTGGGAAAGGTGAAGAGTTTGACAATAAGCTTTGACTGTCTTAATGACAGCAATGTCCCCGTGTATTCCAGCGGGGACACTGTCTCAGGAAGGGTGAATTTAGAAGTTACTGGGGAAATCAGAGTAAAATCTCTTAAAATTCATGCAAGAGGACATGCGAAAGTACGCTGGACTGAATCTAGAAACGCCGGCTCCAATACTGCCTATACACAGAATTACACTGAAGAAGTAGAATATTTCAACCATAAAGACATCCTCATTGGGCACGAAAGAG atGATGATAATTCCGAAGAAGGCTTCAACACTATTCATTCAGGAAGGCATGAATATGCATTTAGCTTCGAGCTTCCACAGAC ACCACTTGCTACCTCATTCGAAGGCCGACATGGCAGTGTGCGCTATTGGGTGAAAGCCGAATTGCATAGGCCTTGGCTTCTACCAGTAAAATTAAAGAAGGAATTTACAGTCTTTGAGCACATAGATATCAACACTCCTTCATTACTG TCACCCCAAGCAGGCACAAAAGAAAAGACGCTCTGTTGCTGGTTCTGCACCTCAGGCCCAATATCCCTAAGTGCCAAAATTGAGAGGAAGGGCTACACGCCGG GAGAATCAATACAGATATTTGCTGAGATTGAGAACTGCTCTTCCCGAATGGTAGTGCCAAAGGCAGCCATTTACCAAACACAGGCCTTCTATGCCAAAGGGAAAATGAAGGAAGTAAAGCAGCTTGTGGCAAACTTACGTGGGGAGTCCTTATCATCTGGGAAGACAGAGACATGGAATGGCAAGCTGCTGAAAATCCCACCAGTCTCCCCGTCTATCCTTGACTGTAGTATCATCCGTGTGGAGTATTCACTAATG GTGTATGTGGATATTCCTGGAGCTATggatttatttcttaatttgCCACTCGTCATCGGTACCATTCCTCTTCATCCATTTGGTAGTAGAACCTCAAGCGTGAGCAGTCAGTGTAGCATGAATATGAACTGGCTGGGCTTATCCCTTCCTGAAAGACCTGAAG AACATGTTGTTCGAATTGCGTGTATCTTTTTCCTTCAGCACCACCCAGCTATGCAGAAGTAG
- the Arrdc3 gene encoding arrestin domain-containing protein 3 isoform X3, with the protein MVVPKAAIYQTQAFYAKGKMKEVKQLVANLRGESLSSGKTETWNGKLLKIPPVSPSILDCSIIRVEYSLMVYVDIPGAMDLFLNLPLVIGTIPLHPFGSRTSSVSSQCSMNMNWLGLSLPERPEAPPSYAEVVTEEQRRNNLAPVNACDDFERALQGPLFAYIQEFRFLPPPLYSEIDPNPDQSSEDRPSCPSR; encoded by the exons ATGGTAGTGCCAAAGGCAGCCATTTACCAAACACAGGCCTTCTATGCCAAAGGGAAAATGAAGGAAGTAAAGCAGCTTGTGGCAAACTTACGTGGGGAGTCCTTATCATCTGGGAAGACAGAGACATGGAATGGCAAGCTGCTGAAAATCCCACCAGTCTCCCCGTCTATCCTTGACTGTAGTATCATCCGTGTGGAGTATTCACTAATG GTGTATGTGGATATTCCTGGAGCTATggatttatttcttaatttgCCACTCGTCATCGGTACCATTCCTCTTCATCCATTTGGTAGTAGAACCTCAAGCGTGAGCAGTCAGTGTAGCATGAATATGAACTGGCTGGGCTTATCCCTTCCTGAAAGACCTGAAG CACCACCCAGCTATGCAGAAGTAGTAACAGAGGAACAAAGACGGAATAATCTCGCACCAGTGAATGCTTGTGATGATTTTGAGAGAGCTCTTCAAGGACCACTGTTTGCTTATATCCAGGAGTTCCGGTTCTTGCCTCCACCTCTTTATTCAGAG ATTGATCCAAATCCTGATCAGTCATCCGAAGATagaccatcttgcccctctcgcTGA